In Euphorbia lathyris chromosome 10, ddEupLath1.1, whole genome shotgun sequence, the DNA window tatttttagagttttttctctccaaatattatttttctctctcataaaaaaaacacataaatgatctcaaacctaaaaagttgaagaattaaagttgtttaaaatgtcatttaactcttgaaaattttgtcGTTTCTGGCAAAGTGaactcaaatgcaaaattttgtaAACTACAGAATTGcgtttgtaaaattttacacACCACGGAATTACGTTTGTAAAAAAATATCACAGATACCAGtctgcaaatcggccaaacaACGTGTAACCCtaattttatttacaaacatCTTGCTTTATCTTAAATTGCATATTTTggatttttaaattaaaaaaaagttcatTTATGGAATATTaaacattattaaattaaaaaaagttcCGTTTATGGATTTTGTTGAgttaagatgtaaaaatacctctaacattttgggtaggagcaattttatcctaacgtctaaaatgatataattttacatcgaaaccaagagcaatttttatctctaacgttgataaattgtgtcaatttgagaaataattcatcaaactgtcttattggtcatgaatcttgtcatctaaatttcacacatgcgtcattttatcagtaacaaatcgcaaacatatgttgagatgtgaaaaaaaatataatatctttttgtacgaattagatataaaaaattcaaaaaattcaccgaatttataaatattaatctccaattctattattaaattataaaaaaacatggaataaggaataaaaatatTAGTCTTTTACAACAATGtttcaaattaacccaatttatcaacattatggataaaattattttggcttctaatattaggggtaaaattgcaccattttagatgttatgagtaaaattgctactGATCCAAAATGTTAAGGATATTTTTTGTACCTTaaccaatttttttcttttttttgaaataaactATGAGGGATTAAACGAATTAGAGTTAAAAAAACTTAGAATATTAATTTGTAATTCTGTATGTAAAATTTTTGGATGGGCCGCGCCTAGATTTTGAGATAAATCCCAAACCTAACAAACTCTATATTTGGGTCGGATCAGGCTTATtattaaatatacatatttagaGATGACAATTATTGGGTTCATATTGTGTTCGCATCGTATCAATATCGGGTTAGTGTCAAAATGAGTCAACTCTAACCTAATTCAAAAACTTTAGTATCATAGTCATGTTAACCTAATCGGGTTAGTATCAATTTCGAATCGTGTTTTCAGGTCGCatataattttactatgtacaCATATAATCGTGTTTTCAGCCTTCCAAAATTTCACTAATATCACGTTGAGGGTCgtataatgtgtttataacaatataGAAGGTTTGAATCGtgtttgcaagtaataattgtaattttattaccttTATGACACGTAAAAAtatgagagaatataacaataattctaaatattcatattatttttagattaatatgtCAATCCTAACCCAAATAAAAAATTTGCGTATCAACCAAAAAATAATATCTGACATACTAAGTTAAACTCAAATACTAAACTTACATGTCGATTTCTTACCGTGTAATCGGATCATGTGTTGCCACTATAGGGATTAATTGGCATTTTTAGCATTACTAAGACGAAAAATCCAAATTTAAGtgggtaaaaaaaataaaaattaattgggtTGAGTATAAAATCGGTGTGGATAAACCCCTTGCAGAGAGTGAAGACGGAGAAGGGCGATAATGGAGAAGTACTTCGGAAATGCATACAGAGGAGACCCTGGAGTTCCTCACGCAGACCCAGACCGATTCTGGAATATATGGATTGGCTCTGCTGCTTTCTCTACCATGACTTTCTTCAATCCCTACCTTTGGCAACTTTCTAACCAATTCAAGTTTGTTCTTCTTCTCCCTCATCCGTTACTCAATTTAGGGTTTCTCAATGTTTTTACACTGCTTTTCGTATTATGTTATGTGATTTAGATTGTTATTTGTTCAATATCCTGTGTTTATGGACGAATTTTGTTATGTGTTGAGGGTTTTCTGTGGTGAAGTTCTGAAAATGAAGTTTAAGTTTCCCTTTGTAGTTGAACCAAAGGCTGTGAACTGATCACAAACACTATCTATGTTCTTATTTAAGTTCAACTTTCCTTTATAATTGAACAAGCATGGATTAGGTTGTTGGCTATTGATGTCAACAACATTAGTAATTTGGGGATTACTTGCTAATTTCTTGATGAAGTCCTCTGCTCACCTGCAAAACGATGGTGTTAGAGTAGGGCTGGGTGTCTGGTGTCTGTACTTAGACGCTTTGGTGTTGTCTGATGAGGGATGCATAAGTTAGTGTTGCTTGATGAGACGGAGAGGAGACAAATATCAATTAGAGAATCAGCGAGAGGGGGAGAAATCTTTTGTCCATGGGGCATGGAGTGCCTTCTACTTAGAGTGGTGCTCTCATCATTATTTGGCGGGGTTTAGTGTGTAGTggacttttttattttattttaataggATTGGCAGCTTAATCTCTGCAAATTGTGCTGGAGAACGCTATCTCATACTTGTGGTATGTCCAATCAAACGGCTGAGCTGATAGGCTGGGTAAGGGAGGTTTTAGGGATATTATTGGTCCTCGTTGAAGGTGGATCATGGCTTGGCAATTTGCCTGTTATTAGCTAGGGTTTGCATATTGGCTTTGTTGACTTCATAATTGATAGAATTTTCTAAACCTCAGTTGAATTGCATAATTCATAAATCTGATGTAACAATGGGCTTTCTGTGAACTTGATGCAGTTATATTTGGTGGCTTGACAATCTCATTGTTAATAAATTTTCTATTTCTCTTTGCTTTCCCTTAGATTGATTAAAATGGCAAAAAGGAATAGTCATCCGTGTTTATTGTATTATTAACTCTATTTTATTATCACAAAGATGATCAATTTCTTTTCTGTGGCTTCGTCCTCACATTTGATTCACGTAGATTATGGAAACGAGTCAAAACCATTTAATAGAATCAAATGGGGGAAGGAGACCTTATTTGATATAAtatacagatgaagaaagaaaccaagcattTGGCTTAAGTGATCCACCCTAGTCCATTGGGGACTAGGAGGCAGGCATCTTGCCTAGGGAAAGAGAGGCGGGATGTCTCCATAGGTGAGGAGTCCCGTGGACACAATGGGGCCGTAATGCCCATAGTGCACCCTCTTACGAGGGTTGAGGTTTGATACGTAAGGGAATCTTGTTGGATAATGTAATGAGTATTGGTTTGGGTTCAGTTGTACTATCGGATGTAGGACTTGGCAAAATGCTCATAGGGGAGATACTCCCTTGGTATTAGTTGGCTGCCTGATGGATTGGGGAAGTCTCGACGCCATACGGGGACATTGGCCTAGCCCATGTCTGACCCGTGGCAGTTGGTTACCATAGAAAGAGAGGCTcgttatttataaaaaaaaaaaaaaaaactcttgcTAGAATGAATAGAACTTGGAGTATAGTCGCAGTATTACAATTTACAATTGCTTTCTAGGTTATTGTTAGTGTTGAAATTGACAATTAACGTTTTGTAGTCTTGCGTTAAAAATATGTGATTTTTGAAGCGGCTAGCTTGTTACATTTAGTATTTTGCTGTTTTTAATCTTGCTCGATTATGTTCGATGTGGATGCAGTTGGCATGACAAGGCCTTTCTATTTGAGCAGTACCACTGGAAGAAAGCACTGAAGAAGAATGAGCCATATAAATTTAAGGTGATTTATTTAAACAATCTAATGCTAAAATTTTGTCGCATTCATCACTGACACTATGATTCTTCTTCTATGCATCTAACTTTTGCTGCTTATAATGAAGAATTAGAGGTGTCAAAACGGGTTATCGTGTCACAATTTTGTTATGCAGTCTATATGTTACACTTACACATGAACATgataatatatgatataaatgaaacaaaaatgataatcgtgtcaaacaaattattatttaaatcaTGTTGTATGACTTTATTTTGTTGCAGTGGAACGAGATGGACAAGGAGGTTCGAGACTCGTATTATTTCAACTGGCCTGTCTACTTCCCCTAGCTTCTTTCTATGCTTAACAAGACATTCTCCTTGAGGAGTTTTCTGTGAACAAATGAGATCTGTAGCAAAAAAAGTCTTCTTATTCTCTGCTTACCTATCTCTTGTAGTTCTTGTACTGGTGTTTCAAACACATTTCTGAAATGTTTACTCTTCAAAAATTTCTTATCATACCATTGGATTTTGAAAGAACACTCTGTTTTTGGTTTATGCTTAATCATTTTTTGTAGGGGTGATAATTCGGGTTGTGGTGTTACTTTATCTTTGTATTATGTTGGATTTTTTATGTACTTTGATTTTGAGGTAATTTTGTACTTAGGTTCTAGAGGGTATAAATCATTTATTGCACATGTATTTACAACCttttatgaataaaaaaaaagggtaaattccaaaaaaaacctatgtggtttcatgttattccaaaaaaaacccttgtggtttgttaatacaaaaaaggattgtggtttgcGCTGTtaccccgaaaaacggaaaatggtttaacaccgttaaagtgctgacgtggcacaggggtaaggttggaaattcgatttttttttatttttttattttttttccctctctctctccttcttcttcttcttcttcctcttctttcttcttcttcctttttcataGATCTACCTTCCATGATTGTCAGttctttcctcttcttcctctatTTTCTATTCTCCGGAATTTCGACTCGTGCGTTAGCCGTTTCCTGCTCGACGGTGATGATTTCCTCTAAGCGATGGTCTACGATTTCGAACCTCGGAAGATCAGGCAGATTCGAACCTCTGATT includes these proteins:
- the LOC136208296 gene encoding uncharacterized protein: MEKYFGNAYRGDPGVPHADPDRFWNIWIGSAAFSTMTFFNPYLWQLSNQFNWHDKAFLFEQYHWKKALKKNEPYKFKWNEMDKEVRDSYYFNWPVYFP